A DNA window from Acidimicrobiia bacterium contains the following coding sequences:
- a CDS encoding MFS transporter encodes MTDEPARVESELRLYERRWWTLAVLCLSIVIIFVGNSSLNVAIPTLSRVLHATNSELQWVVAVYSLVFAGLLFSAGALGDRFGRKGALQAGLVLFLVAAALASESTVMWQLIACRALMGAAAAFIMPSTLSILINVFPPEERTKAIAIWASFTGAAGAIGPVGSGILLGHFWYGSIFLINVPIVALALISGRFLIPKSRDPEQARFDPLGALLSIVGIGAVVYALIEAPNSGWLATSTVAAFASGAVALALFVVWERRVADPMLDMTYFRNAAFSTGTSGMILLFLAMFGVIFLLTQYFQLVLGYSPLGAALRLLPMAPIMLIVAPLTPRLSARVGVNRTVASGMALIAVGFLLFHGLTVHTAYLYVLGCLVLLVGGISLAMAPMTASIMSAVPLRRAGAGSATNDATRELGAALGIAVLGSVAASRYGSSLGPFVGRLAASARSTARGSLAGALHVASGLAPAARRALELGAKHAFVDGLRLSALFGAALAVASAVIVIRYLPRVLAHQGAARGPIEAAEDAAELGLAGTLPVFADEPAAPSGARSGAASD; translated from the coding sequence ATGACTGACGAGCCGGCGCGCGTGGAGAGCGAGCTTCGGCTGTACGAGCGGCGCTGGTGGACGCTCGCCGTGCTCTGCCTGAGCATCGTGATCATCTTCGTCGGGAACTCGAGCCTCAACGTGGCGATCCCGACCCTGTCCCGGGTGCTGCACGCCACGAACTCCGAGCTGCAGTGGGTCGTGGCCGTCTACTCGCTGGTCTTCGCCGGGCTCCTCTTCTCGGCCGGGGCGCTCGGTGACCGCTTCGGTCGAAAGGGCGCCCTGCAAGCCGGCCTCGTCTTGTTCCTCGTCGCCGCGGCGCTGGCCTCGGAGTCGACGGTCATGTGGCAGCTCATCGCTTGTCGAGCCCTCATGGGCGCCGCCGCGGCCTTCATCATGCCGTCGACGTTGTCCATCCTGATCAATGTGTTCCCTCCCGAGGAGCGCACGAAGGCGATCGCGATCTGGGCCAGCTTCACCGGAGCGGCCGGCGCGATCGGGCCGGTCGGGAGCGGCATCCTCCTCGGACACTTCTGGTACGGGTCGATCTTCTTGATCAACGTCCCGATCGTCGCGCTCGCGCTGATCAGCGGCCGGTTCCTGATCCCGAAGTCGCGGGACCCCGAGCAGGCGCGTTTCGATCCCCTCGGCGCCTTGCTCTCGATCGTCGGGATCGGGGCCGTCGTCTACGCCCTGATCGAGGCGCCGAACAGCGGATGGCTGGCCACCTCGACCGTGGCCGCCTTCGCGTCGGGCGCCGTCGCCCTCGCTCTCTTCGTGGTGTGGGAGCGTCGGGTGGCCGACCCCATGCTCGACATGACCTATTTCCGGAACGCCGCCTTCAGCACCGGGACCAGCGGGATGATCCTGCTGTTCCTCGCCATGTTCGGCGTCATCTTCCTCCTCACCCAGTACTTCCAGCTGGTCCTCGGATACTCACCGCTCGGGGCCGCGTTGCGCCTCCTGCCGATGGCGCCGATCATGCTGATCGTCGCTCCCCTGACGCCGCGGCTCTCGGCCCGCGTCGGCGTCAACCGGACGGTCGCCTCCGGGATGGCGCTCATCGCGGTCGGGTTCCTGCTCTTCCACGGCTTGACCGTGCACACCGCGTACCTCTACGTGCTCGGGTGTCTCGTGCTGCTCGTGGGCGGCATCAGCCTGGCGATGGCGCCGATGACGGCGTCGATCATGTCCGCGGTCCCCCTCCGCCGCGCCGGAGCGGGCTCCGCGACGAACGACGCCACACGGGAGCTCGGTGCTGCCCTCGGCATCGCCGTGCTGGGCAGCGTGGCCGCTTCCCGCTACGGGAGCAGCCTCGGTCCCTTCGTCGGCAGGCTCGCGGCGTCGGCGCGCAGCACCGCCCGCGGCTCCCTCGCCGGCGCGCTCCATGTTGCCTCCGGCCTGGCGCCAGCGGCGCGGCGGGCGCTGGAGCTGGGCGCCAAGCACGCCTTCGTCGACGGATTGCGGTTGTCGGCTCTGTTCGGCGCGGCGCTCGCCGTCGCCTCGGCCGTCATCGTGATTCGCTACCTGCCCCGGGTGCTCGCCCACCAAGGCGCGGCTCGAGGCCCGATCGAGGCGGCTGAGGACGCCGCCGAGCTCGGGCTCGCCGGCACGCTCCCGGTGTTCGCCGACGAGCCCGCCGCACCGTCCGGCGCCAGGTCGGGAGCGGCTTCGGACTAG